ATTAATTCGCGTCCTGACAAATCAATTATTTTGATAGTTAAATTAAAAAATGGCAGATGAGGTTTTATGGTTAACACATTTTCAGCAGGGTTTGGGAAGATGTTTATTTTTCCGCATTCGTTAGCTAAATGACCTGTACTCAAAATTGTAGATGTTGTATCCCTGTATTTTGAAGTTCGGTAGGCATAATTATTTTGACTCACAAATGAATTCCCCGTAACGTAAATATCGTAGTTGCTTATATCTAACTCTACGGCGTTCTTATAATAATTTTGCGATATTGTTTGACTCCATTGAATACTGCCTGAATTACTGAACTTATGAATTTTAGTTGGTTCGCAAACATAAAAGTGTGAACTGCTGCCAGTAATTAATGTATGTGGAAATGAGCTTCCTATTGGAGATGTATATTGATTTGTCCATAAAATATTCCCATACGGGTCAAACATTACTGTGAGAAGATCACTTATGCTGTTTGTGGATACCGCAGCGGTTCCTGTTAATATCACATTCCCAAGGTTATCAGTTGAAATGGCCTTTGGATGACAGTCTAATCCTTGGATTCCGAAACTTCTATTTATGACAATTGTTCCAGCAGTATCAATTTGCAGATAATGATATTCATATTCTCCCGACCGGAATCCTGATAAGCATGCATAGACCTGCTCGGTATTTTCATCAAAGAAAAAATTATTGACAATTGAAGTTAGGTGTTGTGATGAATTATATACGATTTGCCAAATTCGAACTCCTGTTGGGGAATAATGAAAAAAACAAGCAGGGCCTTCACTGCTTGATAAAATATATATACTTCCACCGACAAGAGTAACACAATGTTTTTTATCAATATACAATCCCAACGGATATGAGCCGACATTAACATTTCGGGTATCACTCCAGATTATTGTGCCGCCTGACAGGGAAACAGCAGCCAGATAAAAATCATTAACTCCTTGATTTCCTGACGAGCAGGCGATGTAAATAGTTTGGAGAGAGTTATCAACTTTCAGGAAACATTCTGTGAAACCAATACTAATTGTTTTACCAGGGTGTATTGATGACCATTGTTGAACTCCTGCCTGATTATATTTATAAAGAATAGTTATCCACGCTGAGCCCGCCCAAGCATATCCTGCAACATATACGTTATCAGCAGAATCTGTTTCAATTGCAATTAACTTTTCCATGCAACAGTTAAATGCAGTAGTTATTCGCTGCTGCCATAGTATGGTGCCAAGAGAATCATATTTACATACATAAAAACCATCTAGCAAGGCTGTTGTTGAGAAATATCCACATGAATATACAGCATTGTTGAATGCTTTTTTGATTGCATAACCCTGAAAGTTGTTTGTAGATTGCAATGGATTGTGAGCCCTTGACCACTCCTGTACAAGTTGTGCATTTAATGAACCTGATAGAAGAATAAATACAAAATAAGACAAGAGGGTTTTCATAGATTACTGCATTTATTGGGGTTTATATTATAGATGAATATACTCATTGAATGCTAATCTTATTCCAAGTTTACACATGTTTTTGCAAACTTAGAATGTTCTGAGCAGTTCTGAAATGTTTTGTATGTCTCTTGATATGGAACTGATTAGCTACTTCGTGTCGCAACCGTCGGGATTGGCATCTAGATATGAACAATATGCTTTTATAATTTCCTATCTTCGCCAGCATGAGTAAACGCATTGCAGTAATTGGAGGCGGAAGCTGGGCCACTGCCATTGTTAAAATGCTCTGCGACGAATCAGCAGGGGCTGTGGCGGGTGAAACGATTACGTGGTGGATTCGTAGTCAAGAAACCATTGACTATATTACCCGCTACCGTCATAACCCGCGCTACCTGAGTTCGGTAGAGTTGAAACTGACTCTGATTGAGTTGCAGCACAGCCTTAAAGCAGTAGTAGAGCAATGCGATGTACTCATTATGGCAGTGCCCGCCGCATTTCTGGCCGAAGCACTTAGCGGCTTCACAAGCGAAGATTTTAAAGGCAAAGTAGTTTTTTCGGCCATCAAAGGTATTGTACCCGGCCCCAATCTGATTGTTGGCGAATATTTCAACCAGCAGTTTGATGTGCCGTATTCGCACATCGGCGTAATAACCGGGCCCTGCCACGCCGAAGAAGTGGCGCTCGAAAAACTTTCCTACCTCACGGTGGCTTCGCAGTCGGCCGAATTTGCGCAGCTTGTGGCTGATCGTATCCGCTGCCGCTACATCCGCGCCAGTGTGAGTGATGACATTTACGGCACTGAATACGCCGCCGTGCTTAAAAACGTGTTTGCCATTGCCAGCGGCATTTGCCACGGACTGGGCTACGGCGATAACTTTCAGGCGGTGCTTATTTCCAACGCCATTCAGGAAATTTCGCGCTTTGTGGACGCTGTGCACCCGATTGACCGCGACATCAAAAGCACGGCTTACCTCGGCGATTTACTGGTTACGGCCTACTCACAGTTTAGCCGCAACCGTATGTTTGGTGCCATGGTAGGCAAAGGCTACTCGGTAAAAATGGCCCAGCTCGAAATGAACATGGTGGCCGAAGGTTACTACGCCGTAAAATGTGTACATGAAATAAACTCGCGCTACGGTGTACACATGCCCATTACCGAAGCCGTGTACCGCATACTGTACGAAAAAATGTCGCCAGCCATAGAAATCCGGCTGCTCTGC
This genomic window from Bacteroidota bacterium contains:
- a CDS encoding T9SS type A sorting domain-containing protein, with the translated sequence MKTLLSYFVFILLSGSLNAQLVQEWSRAHNPLQSTNNFQGYAIKKAFNNAVYSCGYFSTTALLDGFYVCKYDSLGTILWQQRITTAFNCCMEKLIAIETDSADNVYVAGYAWAGSAWITILYKYNQAGVQQWSSIHPGKTISIGFTECFLKVDNSLQTIYIACSSGNQGVNDFYLAAVSLSGGTIIWSDTRNVNVGSYPLGLYIDKKHCVTLVGGSIYILSSSEGPACFFHYSPTGVRIWQIVYNSSQHLTSIVNNFFFDENTEQVYACLSGFRSGEYEYHYLQIDTAGTIVINRSFGIQGLDCHPKAISTDNLGNVILTGTAAVSTNSISDLLTVMFDPYGNILWTNQYTSPIGSSFPHTLITGSSSHFYVCEPTKIHKFSNSGSIQWSQTISQNYYKNAVELDISNYDIYVTGNSFVSQNNYAYRTSKYRDTTSTILSTGHLANECGKINIFPNPAENVLTIKPHLPFFNLTIKIIDLSGRELINETYYGQQTATISLVGIPKGIYLITIDCDEHLETKKLTVMK
- a CDS encoding NAD(P)H-dependent glycerol-3-phosphate dehydrogenase; translation: MSKRIAVIGGGSWATAIVKMLCDESAGAVAGETITWWIRSQETIDYITRYRHNPRYLSSVELKLTLIELQHSLKAVVEQCDVLIMAVPAAFLAEALSGFTSEDFKGKVVFSAIKGIVPGPNLIVGEYFNQQFDVPYSHIGVITGPCHAEEVALEKLSYLTVASQSAEFAQLVADRIRCRYIRASVSDDIYGTEYAAVLKNVFAIASGICHGLGYGDNFQAVLISNAIQEISRFVDAVHPIDRDIKSTAYLGDLLVTAYSQFSRNRMFGAMVGKGYSVKMAQLEMNMVAEGYYAVKCVHEINSRYGVHMPITEAVYRILYEKMSPAIEIRLLCDKLN